Proteins co-encoded in one Hymenobacter swuensis DY53 genomic window:
- a CDS encoding cell division protein ZapA, whose protein sequence is MSDLSIKIRVADRDYPMRVSPEDEERLRLAGRLLNERLKEFREQYGIQDKQDLLAMIALSTMADRLKVSKEKDGTDAALTERLARLDTLLSGMVLV, encoded by the coding sequence ATGTCCGATTTATCCATCAAAATCCGCGTTGCCGACCGGGATTACCCTATGCGGGTAAGCCCCGAGGACGAGGAACGCCTGCGCCTGGCAGGCCGGCTGCTAAACGAGCGGCTGAAGGAATTTCGGGAACAGTACGGCATTCAGGATAAGCAGGATCTGCTGGCCATGATTGCATTATCAACAATGGCTGACCGCCTCAAGGTCAGCAAGGAAAAGGACGGAACCGATGCGGCCCTGACCGAGCGCCTCGCGCGCTTGGACACGCTGTTGTCGGGAATGGTGCTGGTGTAG
- the rny gene encoding ribonuclease Y produces MSETLYIVLAAVLALVVGVVLGRQLAGKARQDHEADAKARAQQLLAEAEAQATRTRDERIQQSKDKFRTLKQEFEQESRRQKQALDQELTERRAAVVEQEQSIKQLSLTTQKQLETIQRKEKDLDATREKVELQAQQQREKLEAQEEKRRATLENQLAKLEQREQEVEQELEETRQSLSEKIQLVTTQLETISGLTAAEAREQLVESLKNEAQIQASSYIKDVVAQAKLTATKDAKKVVLETIQRTAAEHAIENCVSIFNIESDDVKGKIIGREGRNIRALEAATGVEIIVDDTPEAIIISGFDPVRREVARLSLHLLVKDGRIHPARIEEIVAKTRKNIDEEIVEIGEKTIIDLGIHGLHPELIKMVGRMRFRSSYGQNLLQHSREVANLCATMAAEMGLDVKKAKRAGLLHDIGKVSTEEPELPHAILGMEMAKKYKEHPDVVNAIGAHHDEMEMTAMISPLVQACDAISGSRPGARREMMESYIKRLKQLEETANGFKGVNQCFAIQAGRELRVMVDAENVTDERAQELSYEISQKIEKEMQYPGQIKITVIREMRAVAYAK; encoded by the coding sequence ATGTCCGAAACTCTTTATATTGTCCTGGCTGCCGTGCTTGCCCTTGTGGTGGGCGTGGTACTAGGGCGCCAGCTGGCTGGTAAAGCCCGGCAGGACCATGAAGCCGACGCCAAAGCCCGCGCCCAGCAGCTGCTGGCCGAGGCCGAAGCCCAGGCCACCCGCACCCGCGACGAGCGGATTCAGCAGTCGAAAGATAAATTCCGCACCCTCAAGCAGGAATTCGAGCAGGAAAGCCGCCGCCAAAAGCAGGCCCTCGATCAGGAGTTGACCGAGCGCCGGGCCGCCGTGGTGGAGCAGGAGCAGAGCATCAAGCAGCTCAGCCTGACCACCCAGAAGCAGCTGGAAACCATTCAGCGTAAGGAAAAAGACCTGGATGCCACCCGCGAAAAAGTGGAGCTGCAGGCCCAGCAGCAGCGCGAGAAGCTGGAAGCCCAGGAGGAAAAGCGCCGCGCTACCCTCGAAAATCAGTTGGCCAAACTGGAGCAGCGCGAGCAGGAAGTAGAGCAGGAGCTGGAGGAAACCCGCCAGAGCCTCAGCGAGAAAATCCAGCTGGTAACCACCCAGCTCGAAACCATTTCGGGCCTCACGGCCGCCGAAGCCCGCGAGCAGCTGGTGGAAAGCCTCAAGAACGAAGCCCAGATCCAGGCCAGCTCCTACATCAAGGACGTGGTGGCCCAGGCCAAGCTCACGGCCACTAAGGACGCCAAGAAAGTAGTGCTGGAAACCATTCAGCGCACCGCCGCCGAGCACGCCATTGAAAACTGCGTGAGCATTTTCAACATCGAGTCGGACGACGTGAAGGGCAAGATCATCGGCCGCGAGGGTCGCAACATCCGGGCCCTGGAAGCCGCTACCGGCGTCGAAATCATCGTGGATGATACGCCCGAGGCCATCATCATTTCAGGCTTTGACCCCGTGCGCCGCGAGGTGGCCCGCCTGAGCCTGCACCTGCTGGTGAAGGACGGCCGGATTCACCCGGCCCGCATCGAGGAGATTGTGGCCAAAACCCGCAAGAACATCGATGAGGAAATCGTGGAAATCGGGGAGAAAACCATCATCGACCTGGGCATTCACGGCCTGCACCCCGAGCTGATCAAGATGGTGGGCCGTATGCGCTTCCGCAGCTCATACGGTCAAAACCTGCTCCAGCATAGCCGCGAAGTGGCTAACCTCTGCGCCACCATGGCCGCTGAAATGGGACTTGACGTGAAAAAAGCCAAGCGAGCTGGCCTGCTCCACGACATCGGGAAAGTAAGCACCGAGGAGCCCGAGCTACCCCACGCCATCCTGGGTATGGAGATGGCCAAGAAGTACAAGGAGCACCCCGACGTGGTCAACGCCATCGGTGCCCACCACGACGAGATGGAAATGACGGCCATGATTTCGCCCCTGGTGCAGGCCTGCGACGCCATTTCTGGCTCGCGTCCCGGTGCCCGCCGCGAGATGATGGAGAGCTATATCAAGCGTCTCAAGCAGCTGGAAGAAACCGCCAACGGCTTCAAGGGCGTCAACCAGTGCTTCGCCATCCAGGCCGGCCGCGAGCTGCGCGTGATGGTAGACGCCGAGAACGTAACCGATGAGCGAGCCCAGGAGTTGAGCTACGAAATCTCGCAGAAAATCGAGAAGGAGATGCAGTATCCCGGCCAGATCAAAATCACCGTTATCCGCGAAATGCGCGCCGTGGCCTACGCCAAGTAG
- a CDS encoding mercuric reductase, with protein sequence MPRPTRFDVLIIGSGQAGNPLATALAKAGRKVAVIEKYLLGGSCINYGCSPVKALLSSAERVHQVATAADYGVKASAPKPDFRAIVARKDAIIQQKRDGVRDNLTQEQSGITVFMGHARFRSARVLHVQLNTGGEQELTAPLIFINTGTRAAVPPIEGLTESGFLTNVDILDLKQLPEHLLILGGGYIGLEFGQMFRRFGSRVTIIDAAKNLLEREDDDVCQAMRAQLEADGVEFVLEAEVRRVSRNADGEYTLTAGTSAGERRLRGSHLLVAVGREPNTDDLGLETTGVETDEKGYVLVNERLQTNVRGIYALGDVHPGPQFTHLAYDDYRVVRDNILHRKRRSAKARPLPYVVFTQPQLGRIGLSEKQARHEKLEYRVATMPVRVVGRAQETGFTTGFMKVLVDEKSHIIGATIFCEQGGEIMSMIQLAMAGGLTCDDLQNTVFAHPTWAEALNNLFAKLVKAA encoded by the coding sequence ATGCCCCGTCCTACTCGTTTTGATGTCCTCATTATCGGCTCCGGCCAGGCGGGCAACCCCTTGGCCACGGCGTTGGCCAAAGCTGGCCGCAAGGTAGCCGTCATCGAAAAATACCTGCTGGGTGGCTCCTGCATTAACTACGGCTGCTCGCCGGTAAAAGCTCTGCTGTCTTCGGCTGAGCGAGTCCACCAGGTTGCCACCGCCGCCGACTACGGCGTCAAAGCCAGCGCGCCGAAACCAGATTTTCGCGCCATTGTGGCACGTAAGGATGCCATCATCCAGCAAAAACGTGACGGGGTGCGTGACAATCTCACCCAAGAGCAGAGTGGCATTACTGTGTTTATGGGCCATGCCCGCTTCCGCAGTGCGCGTGTGTTGCACGTGCAGCTGAATACCGGGGGCGAGCAGGAGCTGACGGCCCCGCTCATCTTCATCAATACCGGCACCCGGGCTGCCGTACCGCCCATCGAGGGCCTGACCGAAAGCGGCTTCCTCACCAACGTGGATATTCTCGACCTCAAGCAGCTACCCGAACACCTGCTGATTCTGGGCGGCGGCTACATCGGGCTGGAGTTCGGGCAGATGTTTCGCCGCTTCGGCAGCCGCGTCACCATCATCGACGCCGCCAAGAACCTGCTGGAGCGCGAAGACGACGACGTATGCCAGGCCATGCGTGCGCAGCTGGAAGCCGACGGCGTGGAGTTTGTGCTGGAAGCCGAGGTGCGCCGCGTGTCGCGCAACGCCGACGGCGAGTACACCCTCACGGCCGGCACGTCTGCCGGAGAGCGACGCCTGCGCGGCTCCCACCTGCTGGTGGCTGTGGGCCGGGAGCCCAACACCGACGACCTGGGCCTGGAAACCACCGGCGTAGAAACCGACGAGAAAGGCTACGTGCTAGTCAATGAGCGGCTGCAGACCAATGTGCGCGGTATCTACGCCCTCGGTGATGTGCATCCCGGCCCCCAGTTCACCCATCTGGCCTACGACGACTACCGCGTGGTGCGCGACAATATTCTGCACCGCAAGCGCCGTTCAGCCAAAGCCCGTCCGCTGCCCTACGTGGTGTTCACCCAGCCCCAGCTGGGCCGCATCGGGCTCAGCGAAAAGCAGGCCCGCCACGAAAAACTGGAGTACCGCGTGGCCACCATGCCGGTGCGCGTAGTGGGCCGGGCCCAGGAAACGGGCTTCACCACCGGTTTCATGAAGGTACTGGTAGACGAAAAAAGCCACATCATCGGGGCCACCATCTTCTGCGAGCAGGGCGGCGAAATCATGTCAATGATTCAGCTGGCCATGGCCGGCGGCCTCACCTGCGACGATCTACAGAATACCGTGTTTGCCCACCCAACATGGGCTGAAGCGCTGAATAATCTGTTTGCCAAGCTGGTGAAGGCGGCATAG
- a CDS encoding porin family protein — protein MLYLLRRVAFLLFLPLLAGCSSLYFPPPPQVPLLTQKGEWSGGIHTNFSQNTAVQGAYAVTDHLGVMGSASFLHTDKKKRAEDHDFGELGLGYYTRLRDSRVLEVYGGYGLGRTKRVERTPAEGITRTLEGSLDKYFVQVNYTSKDKKTYHVLGRDWPVTYGTALRASYVTLTNFRLDGQAQAPEDNVFLEPITYTRINLVGPLDFQLISGSNFGLRHRKFLKAANSVFQFGLVVNVGGQQGGK, from the coding sequence ATGCTGTACCTGCTTCGTCGCGTTGCGTTTCTGCTGTTTCTGCCGCTGCTGGCGGGCTGTTCATCGTTATACTTTCCGCCGCCGCCCCAGGTGCCGCTGCTCACGCAGAAGGGTGAGTGGAGCGGGGGTATTCATACCAACTTCAGCCAGAACACCGCCGTGCAGGGCGCCTACGCCGTCACCGACCACCTGGGGGTAATGGGCTCGGCTTCGTTTCTGCACACCGATAAAAAGAAGCGGGCCGAGGACCATGACTTCGGCGAACTGGGCCTGGGATACTACACCCGTCTGCGCGACTCCCGCGTGCTGGAAGTGTACGGAGGCTACGGCCTGGGCCGCACCAAGCGGGTGGAGCGTACGCCGGCCGAAGGCATCACCCGCACCCTCGAAGGCAGCCTCGATAAATACTTCGTGCAGGTCAACTATACCTCCAAGGACAAGAAAACCTACCACGTACTGGGCCGCGACTGGCCCGTGACCTACGGCACGGCCCTGCGCGCCAGTTACGTCACGCTCACCAATTTCCGTCTCGACGGCCAGGCCCAGGCACCCGAAGACAATGTATTCCTGGAGCCCATCACCTACACCCGCATCAATCTGGTTGGTCCGCTGGATTTTCAGCTTATCAGCGGCAGCAACTTCGGGCTGCGGCACCGCAAGTTTCTGAAAGCCGCCAACTCTGTGTTTCAGTTCGGGCTGGTGGTGAACGTGGGTGGGCAACAGGGGGGGAAGTAA
- a CDS encoding PIG-L family deacetylase, whose translation MPPACSTTQATPKWTAVLTAHPDDWQLFMGAAVCEEVRHTRRKTVFICLTGGQANEPADAYWQSREAGHRASVRQAADLATPAASIVPAVTRLVINGHSLDVYRYQNTVAYYLHLPDGGVHGRGLARGNFQSLQQLRDYGRPLTPLNGGAPYVSWNDLSQTIRGLLMREAIKGQLTLHIPQAEARCNPGDHSDHYLAGALAQHAMQQQECRFFKYVGYDVSRRPVNLTASQQNNQRQVYKAYCQTMTDQRQGDPWDAKHLAFIGHQYVQVKHQTGQVLQPERPVVASSISDEEVAKDEDALLDEKLNLLPNYPNPFAQSSLLVYQLPLPAAVWLRVLDMQGREILLLQNGTTQPAGQHEVWLDVQRFPAAGTYVTELRVGHHRRLRTVSVVR comes from the coding sequence ATGCCGCCGGCCTGCTCCACTACCCAGGCCACACCCAAATGGACGGCTGTTCTAACGGCGCACCCCGATGACTGGCAGTTGTTTATGGGGGCTGCCGTGTGCGAGGAAGTACGCCACACGCGCCGCAAAACAGTTTTCATCTGTCTGACGGGAGGACAGGCCAATGAGCCGGCTGATGCCTACTGGCAAAGCCGCGAAGCAGGTCACCGGGCATCCGTACGGCAAGCTGCTGACTTGGCTACCCCGGCCGCCAGCATTGTTCCGGCTGTTACCCGCTTGGTTATCAATGGACATAGCCTTGATGTGTACCGCTATCAGAATACGGTAGCCTACTATCTGCACCTGCCGGATGGTGGAGTACATGGCCGGGGGCTGGCGCGCGGTAATTTCCAGAGTCTGCAGCAACTGCGGGATTACGGCCGCCCGCTTACTCCGCTGAACGGCGGCGCGCCTTACGTTTCGTGGAATGATCTGAGCCAGACGATTCGCGGCCTGCTGATGCGTGAGGCCATCAAAGGCCAGCTCACCCTACACATTCCGCAGGCAGAGGCGCGGTGTAACCCCGGCGACCATTCCGACCATTACTTGGCCGGCGCATTAGCCCAGCATGCTATGCAGCAGCAGGAATGCCGGTTTTTTAAGTACGTGGGCTACGATGTAAGCCGCCGGCCCGTCAATCTGACGGCCAGTCAGCAGAACAATCAGCGTCAAGTGTATAAGGCCTACTGCCAGACGATGACCGATCAGCGCCAGGGCGACCCCTGGGATGCGAAGCATCTGGCTTTTATTGGACATCAGTACGTGCAGGTAAAACACCAGACCGGCCAGGTGCTGCAGCCCGAACGGCCCGTTGTTGCCTCTTCCATCTCCGATGAGGAAGTGGCGAAAGATGAGGACGCGCTCCTGGATGAAAAGCTGAATCTGTTGCCCAACTATCCGAATCCTTTTGCTCAATCCAGTTTACTGGTGTATCAGCTACCCCTACCAGCCGCCGTGTGGCTGCGGGTGCTGGATATGCAGGGTCGCGAAATTCTGCTGCTGCAAAATGGCACTACCCAGCCAGCTGGCCAGCATGAGGTCTGGCTGGACGTCCAACGCTTTCCGGCGGCCGGTACCTATGTAACTGAGTTGCGGGTTGGCCACCACAGGCGGCTGCGCACCGTGTCAGTAGTGCGGTAG
- the sucD gene encoding succinate--CoA ligase subunit alpha, producing the protein MSVLVNKNSKVIVQGFTGSEGSFHAQQMIEYGTNVVGGVTPGKGGSQHLERPVFNTVAEAVAETGADTSIIFVPPAFAADAIMEAADAGIKVIVTITEGIPTKDMIAVKEYLKGREGLRMIGPNCPGVMTAGECKVGIMPGFIFQKGRVGIVSKSGTLTYEAVDQLTKAGLGQTTAIGIGGDPIIGTTTKEAVELLMNDPETEGIVMIGEIGGGMEAEAARWIKETGNKKPVVGFIAGQTAPPGRRMGHAGAIVGGADDTAAAKMAIMRECGIHVVDSPAEIGDTMLRVLGAK; encoded by the coding sequence ATGAGTGTTCTGGTAAACAAGAATTCCAAAGTGATTGTGCAGGGCTTCACCGGCTCCGAAGGCTCGTTTCACGCCCAACAGATGATTGAGTACGGCACCAACGTGGTGGGTGGCGTAACGCCTGGCAAAGGCGGTTCGCAGCACCTGGAGCGTCCCGTGTTCAACACCGTGGCCGAGGCCGTAGCCGAAACCGGCGCCGATACCAGCATCATCTTCGTGCCGCCGGCTTTCGCCGCCGACGCCATCATGGAAGCTGCCGACGCGGGCATTAAAGTTATCGTAACCATCACCGAAGGCATTCCAACCAAGGATATGATTGCGGTGAAGGAATACCTGAAGGGCCGCGAGGGTCTGCGCATGATTGGGCCGAACTGCCCCGGCGTGATGACCGCCGGCGAGTGCAAAGTGGGCATCATGCCCGGCTTCATCTTCCAGAAAGGCCGCGTGGGCATCGTGTCGAAATCGGGCACGCTGACCTACGAGGCCGTTGACCAGCTCACCAAAGCCGGCCTGGGCCAGACCACGGCTATCGGCATCGGCGGTGACCCCATCATCGGGACCACCACCAAGGAAGCCGTAGAACTGCTCATGAACGACCCCGAAACCGAGGGCATCGTGATGATTGGCGAAATTGGCGGCGGCATGGAAGCCGAAGCTGCTCGCTGGATCAAGGAAACCGGCAACAAGAAGCCCGTGGTAGGCTTCATCGCCGGCCAGACCGCACCTCCCGGCCGCCGCATGGGCCACGCCGGTGCCATCGTAGGTGGTGCCGACGATACGGCTGCCGCTAAAATGGCCATCATGCGCGAGTGCGGTATCCACGTGGTGGATTCGCCCGCTGAAATCGGTGACACCATGCTACGCGTACTGGGCGCGAAGTAA
- a CDS encoding response regulator, translating to MARKLRNVVLVDDNETTSFLNNRLLSRLEVADQVHTFSKAEQAYQQIWGGSKGEVPAEDAPDLVFVDLKMPGMDGFEFLKLYSALPDSVREQTVMAVLTTSMHAADTARVAQ from the coding sequence ATGGCCCGAAAGCTGCGGAACGTCGTGCTGGTAGACGATAACGAAACGACCAGCTTCCTGAATAACCGGCTGCTGAGCCGGCTGGAAGTGGCCGATCAGGTACACACTTTCTCCAAAGCCGAACAGGCCTACCAGCAGATCTGGGGCGGCTCCAAAGGCGAAGTGCCGGCCGAGGACGCGCCCGACCTGGTATTTGTAGACCTGAAAATGCCAGGCATGGATGGCTTCGAGTTTCTAAAGCTCTACAGTGCCCTGCCTGATTCAGTGCGGGAGCAAACTGTTATGGCCGTACTCACCACCTCCATGCACGCCGCTGACACCGCCCGCGTGGCCCAGTAA
- the ade gene encoding adenine deaminase: MPADFSLQANVINLFQNTITPATLHIAAGRIQRIEPTGASAPDPTLPYALPGFVDAHVHVESSLLVPSEFARLAVVHGTVATVSDPHEIGNVLGVAGVKYMLQNGAQVPFKFCFGAPSCVPATPFETAGAEITAQDIEHLFQEHPEIGYLAEMMNWPGVLNRDEQVMEKIRLAQQHGRPVDGHAPGLRGEDAARYASAGISTDHECFTAEEALDKLAVGMKVLIREGSAARNFEALIDLLPEHYENLMFCSDDKHPDTLLLGHINQLVQRAVARGQEVLKVLRVACRNPVEHYNLPVGLLREDDPADFIVVDNLTDFPVRQTYLNGELVAENGRTLIPAVPVAVVNNFDTNPTAPTDFALPAPQAAATVRVIECFDGQLITARHDLPARVENGLVLPDIAQDVLKLTVVNRYHAAPPAVAFIQGFGLQGGALASSVGHDSHNITAVGCDDASLARAVNLVIAARGGLAVVTADGRELVLPLPVAGLMSDQEGYHVAEAYAAVDALAKELGSPLQAPFMTLSFMALLVIPSLKLSDKGLFDGEAFRFVENVV, encoded by the coding sequence ATGCCCGCCGATTTTTCGCTTCAGGCCAACGTTATCAACCTCTTTCAGAACACGATAACCCCAGCCACCCTTCATATTGCCGCCGGCCGTATCCAGCGCATTGAACCTACCGGTGCTTCGGCTCCCGACCCCACGCTCCCCTACGCCCTGCCCGGTTTTGTGGATGCCCATGTGCACGTGGAAAGCTCTTTGCTGGTGCCCTCCGAGTTTGCCCGTCTGGCCGTGGTGCACGGCACCGTCGCTACCGTTTCCGACCCCCACGAAATTGGCAACGTACTGGGTGTGGCCGGGGTAAAGTACATGCTGCAGAACGGGGCGCAGGTGCCGTTTAAGTTCTGCTTCGGCGCGCCATCCTGCGTACCCGCTACGCCTTTTGAAACCGCCGGGGCTGAAATCACCGCCCAGGACATCGAGCATCTGTTTCAGGAGCACCCTGAAATCGGCTACCTGGCCGAAATGATGAACTGGCCGGGCGTGCTGAACCGCGACGAGCAGGTGATGGAGAAAATCCGGCTGGCCCAGCAGCACGGCCGCCCCGTGGATGGCCACGCCCCCGGCCTGCGGGGCGAGGACGCGGCCCGTTACGCCTCGGCCGGCATCAGCACCGACCACGAGTGTTTCACGGCCGAAGAAGCGCTTGATAAGCTGGCCGTGGGGATGAAGGTGCTAATCCGAGAAGGCTCGGCGGCCCGCAACTTCGAAGCTCTCATCGACCTGCTGCCGGAGCACTACGAGAACCTGATGTTCTGCTCCGACGACAAGCACCCCGACACTTTGTTGCTGGGCCACATTAACCAACTGGTACAGCGGGCCGTGGCGCGGGGCCAGGAAGTGCTGAAAGTGCTGCGCGTGGCCTGCCGCAACCCCGTGGAGCATTACAACCTGCCCGTGGGCCTGCTCCGCGAGGACGACCCGGCTGACTTTATCGTGGTGGACAACCTGACTGATTTCCCGGTGCGCCAGACATACCTCAACGGGGAGTTGGTAGCCGAAAACGGCCGAACCCTGATTCCGGCCGTGCCGGTGGCCGTGGTCAATAACTTCGACACCAACCCCACCGCCCCAACCGATTTCGCGCTGCCCGCCCCACAGGCGGCGGCCACCGTGCGCGTTATCGAGTGCTTCGACGGCCAGCTCATCACGGCCCGCCACGACCTGCCTGCCCGCGTGGAAAACGGCCTCGTCCTGCCCGACATAGCGCAGGACGTACTCAAGCTAACGGTGGTGAACCGCTACCATGCTGCCCCGCCGGCCGTGGCTTTCATCCAGGGCTTCGGGTTGCAAGGCGGTGCCCTGGCCAGCAGCGTCGGCCACGATTCGCACAACATTACTGCCGTTGGCTGCGACGATGCCAGCCTAGCGCGCGCCGTAAACCTAGTCATTGCGGCCCGGGGCGGTTTGGCCGTCGTTACGGCTGATGGGCGGGAATTGGTGCTTCCCCTGCCCGTGGCCGGCCTCATGTCGGACCAGGAAGGCTACCACGTAGCTGAAGCCTACGCCGCCGTAGATGCGTTGGCAAAGGAGCTGGGCTCCCCGCTCCAGGCTCCGTTTATGACGCTTTCCTTTATGGCCCTGCTCGTCATCCCCAGCCTCAAGCTCAGCGACAAAGGTCTGTTCGACGGCGAAGCCTTCCGCTTCGTGGAAAACGTGGTGTAA
- the cmk gene encoding (d)CMP kinase has protein sequence MRKIVIAIDGYSSCGKSTTAKAVAAELGYAYIDTGAMYRGVTLHLLEHNIDFADLPRVEQALHEMQIAFKRNRKTGRNELCLDGVVREDEIRQMRISNLVSEVSGIPAVRHAMVRQQQRMARKRGVVMDGRDIGTTVFPDAEVKVFMTAEVLTRALRRQEELATKNEHVPVEDIVENLRKRDHLDSTRTESPLRRAPDAVLLDTTHMMIDEQVDFVLERVSAKLFSLASAGWEPKEIK, from the coding sequence ATGCGAAAAATCGTCATTGCCATCGACGGCTATTCTTCCTGCGGCAAAAGCACGACGGCCAAGGCCGTGGCTGCCGAGCTGGGCTACGCCTACATTGATACCGGGGCCATGTACCGGGGCGTGACGCTGCACTTATTGGAGCACAACATTGATTTTGCGGACCTGCCCCGCGTGGAGCAGGCCCTGCACGAAATGCAGATTGCCTTCAAGCGCAACCGCAAAACCGGCCGTAATGAGTTGTGCCTCGATGGCGTGGTGCGGGAGGACGAAATCCGGCAGATGCGCATTTCCAACCTCGTAAGCGAGGTGTCGGGAATTCCAGCAGTGCGCCACGCCATGGTGCGCCAGCAGCAGCGCATGGCCCGCAAGCGCGGCGTGGTGATGGATGGCCGCGACATTGGTACCACCGTTTTCCCCGATGCCGAAGTGAAAGTGTTCATGACGGCCGAGGTGCTCACCCGCGCCCTGCGCCGGCAGGAGGAGCTGGCTACCAAAAACGAGCACGTGCCGGTGGAAGACATTGTAGAAAACCTACGCAAGCGCGACCACCTCGACTCTACCCGCACCGAAAGCCCCCTGCGCCGCGCCCCCGATGCCGTGCTGCTCGATACCACCCACATGATGATTGACGAGCAGGTGGATTTCGTGCTTGAGCGCGTGTCGGCTAAGCTATTTTCTCTGGCGTCGGCCGGCTGGGAACCGAAGGAAATAAAATAG
- a CDS encoding 4-hydroxy-3-methylbut-2-enyl diphosphate reductase, which yields MNVTIDKNSGYCFGVEFAIQMAEDELAQQDTLYCLGDIVHNRMEVERLHALGLRIIDREQLEELHDAKVLIRAHGEPPATYELALRNNIELIDASCPVVLKLQNRVKHAFDTSTRQNGQIVIYGQPGHAEVTGLAGQTLNQAIIVMTEQDLDQVDFSRPVTLFSQTTKSTAGFYHMKAVIEDRIRAAGGSLESFDANDSICRQVSNREPALARFAEQHDVVIFVSGRKSSNGKALFSVVNKTNPRSYFVENEEEMQDEWFHGADSVGICGATSTPMWLMQRVKDRIEEVAEHVA from the coding sequence ATGAACGTCACCATCGATAAGAATTCCGGCTACTGTTTCGGCGTTGAGTTTGCCATTCAGATGGCCGAAGACGAGCTGGCCCAGCAGGATACCCTGTATTGCCTCGGCGACATTGTGCACAACCGCATGGAGGTGGAACGCCTCCACGCGCTGGGCCTGCGCATTATTGACCGGGAGCAGCTAGAGGAACTGCACGACGCCAAGGTGCTCATCCGGGCGCACGGTGAGCCGCCGGCCACTTACGAGTTGGCCCTGCGCAACAACATCGAGCTGATTGACGCCTCCTGCCCCGTAGTGCTCAAGCTGCAAAACCGTGTGAAGCACGCCTTCGACACCAGCACCCGCCAGAACGGCCAGATTGTCATTTACGGCCAGCCCGGCCACGCGGAAGTAACCGGCCTCGCGGGCCAGACGCTCAACCAAGCCATCATTGTCATGACCGAGCAGGACCTCGACCAGGTGGATTTCTCCCGGCCCGTGACCCTGTTCAGCCAGACCACTAAGAGCACGGCCGGCTTCTACCACATGAAAGCGGTGATAGAGGACCGGATCCGGGCCGCCGGTGGCTCCCTGGAGTCGTTTGATGCCAACGACAGCATTTGCCGGCAGGTGAGCAACCGGGAGCCGGCTCTGGCCAGGTTTGCTGAACAGCATGATGTTGTCATCTTCGTGAGCGGCCGTAAAAGCTCCAACGGAAAGGCCCTGTTCTCGGTGGTCAACAAAACCAATCCGCGCAGCTACTTCGTGGAAAACGAGGAGGAAATGCAGGACGAATGGTTCCACGGAGCTGACTCGGTTGGTATCTGCGGGGCCACCAGTACCCCCATGTGGCTGATGCAGCGCGTGAAGGACCGGATTGAGGAAGTAGCCGAGCACGTAGCGTAA
- a CDS encoding SDR family NAD(P)-dependent oxidoreductase produces MALSLARKGIDIVLTYHSQQAEAAATVAEIEALGRKAVALQLNTAETGSFDAFYTQLTSTLHVTFGTDRFDFLINNAGTGLTVPFAETTEVQFEEMLNVHLRGVFFLTQKALPFLQDGGRIINISSGVTRYSFAGASAYGIMKGAVDVFTRYLALELGARGIAANVVAPGAVFGGGAMPDTPEMRTYVAQMTALGRVGLADDVGGVVAFLCTEEARWINGQRIEVTGGMML; encoded by the coding sequence ATGGCGCTGAGCCTCGCCCGCAAAGGCATTGACATTGTACTCACCTACCACAGTCAGCAAGCCGAAGCCGCCGCTACTGTGGCCGAAATTGAAGCCCTCGGCCGCAAGGCTGTAGCTCTGCAGCTGAACACGGCGGAAACTGGCAGCTTCGACGCTTTTTACACACAGCTGACCAGCACGTTACACGTCACCTTTGGCACCGACCGGTTCGATTTTCTCATCAACAACGCCGGCACGGGTCTGACTGTGCCCTTCGCCGAAACCACCGAAGTGCAGTTTGAGGAAATGCTTAACGTGCACCTCAGGGGCGTATTTTTCCTGACCCAGAAGGCCCTGCCTTTTCTGCAGGATGGCGGCCGCATCATCAATATTTCCTCGGGTGTGACGCGGTATTCATTTGCCGGCGCTTCGGCCTACGGTATTATGAAAGGTGCGGTGGATGTATTCACGCGCTACCTGGCGCTGGAGTTGGGTGCCCGGGGCATTGCAGCCAATGTGGTAGCACCGGGGGCCGTGTTTGGCGGCGGCGCTATGCCGGACACGCCGGAAATGCGCACCTACGTCGCCCAGATGACGGCTTTAGGCCGGGTAGGCCTCGCCGATGATGTGGGCGGCGTGGTAGCTTTCCTGTGCACCGAAGAAGCCCGCTGGATCAACGGGCAGCGCATAGAAGTAACGGGTGGCATGATGCTGTAG